A portion of the Colius striatus isolate bColStr4 chromosome 1, bColStr4.1.hap1, whole genome shotgun sequence genome contains these proteins:
- the SMCO4 gene encoding single-pass membrane and coiled-coil domain-containing protein 4, producing the protein MRQLRGKPKKETSKDKKERKQAMQEARQQITTVVLPTLAVVVLLIVVFVYVATRPNTTE; encoded by the coding sequence ATGCGGCAGCTAAGAGGAAAACCCAAAAAAGAGACCTCCAAGgataaaaaggagagaaaacaggcGATGCAAGAGGCTCGGCAACAAATCACCACGGTGGTGCTTCCCACGCTGGCTGTGGTCGTGCTGCTCATCGTTGTGTTTGTTTATGTAGCGACTCGTCCAAATACAACCGAATGA